From Chryseotalea sp. WA131a:
GGATTTGGTCAAGATCATTTCGCGCAAGTATTAAATATTGGGAACCAAGAAGCCGCTGATATTGAAGTAAAAATAACAGCGCCCCAAAACCTTCCCTTCAAAAAGGCTGAACCCGCATGGAACAAACGCCAAGCGAACGGAAGTGACTATGAGTACTTTTGGAACTATTCGCAATTGGCCGCTAACGAAACACAAACCATTAAAATCAGAGATAGCGTAACCCTCAATCTAATGGTGGGCGATGAAATAGTGGTGAAGGGTGAAATCACAACCACGAGTAGCGAACCCAATACGCAAAACAACCTATCCATAACAAATCATACAATCGTTGGATCAATTGATCCAAACATCCTGATTGCTTCACCGAAAGGGCAAGGCCCCGAACATTTAATACTGGCTGGCCAACCAATTACCTATCAGATACACTTTGAAAATTTTGGAAATCATGAGACGTCTTTTGTTACACTCATCGATACACTTTCTTCACTAATGGATCTGCAAAGCCTATCCAATATCCATTCCAGTCATGAAGGGTTAAGAATGAGCCTTCAAGGCAATGTATTAATTTTTCGTTTTCCCAAAATAAATCTTACTCCGGCCAGCATTGATTCGATTCAAAGTAAAGGTTTTGTAGAATTTCAAGTCCGTACGAGAAATGATGCAAGTGGAGTGATTTACAATAGGGCTAGCATCCTCTTTGATTACAATGAACCTATCATTACAAATACCGAAATGCACACGGTTTTCAACAATCTATCCTCTAGACCTGGAACACTACTTCTTTTCCCAAATCCGGTTCATGAAAATCACAGCACCGTCATCATCAAACCTGAAAAAGAATCGGAAATAAATATTTTGGAAACTGTGGTAATGGATCTACAAGGAAACATACGAAAGAGAATAGAAGCTAACATCTCATTTTTAACATTGGATGTAAGTGATTTGCCCAACGGGGTGTATGTTACTCAGGTGCGCAGCATTGATGGAAAAACCTACTCAGGCAGGTTGATCATTCTTAAGTAAATTATACTCAGATTACACTTCTAGACCCGAGAATTTTATCTCGGGTCTTTTGTTTTTCAGCCTATTTCTATGATTCGATATAATCCTGCGCATGGAAAAAATTTCCACTGCGTGGAAAGCAACCTAATGGTTCAGTTAGAGAGCATTCGTTATCAATTAGTTATGCATTGGCATCAACTTGGAACAAGTGTCGAAAAAACAAAAGCCTATGGAATCATATACCAACTTAAAAATTTTTTTAGTAGATGACGAGCCTTTTCATTCTGCCCTTGTAGAGCAACAGCTGAATAACTTGGGCTACAAAAACATTCATACTTTCCTGTCAGGAACCGATTGCCTAAATCATATCAATGAAAATCCGGACATCATTCTCCTGGATTACAATATGGAGGGTCATTCTGGATTTGAGGTTTTAACAAAAATAAAACGATTCGATCCGAACATTTTTGTAGTAATGCTTTCGGGGCAAGAAGATTTAGAAACTGCCGTGAGCTGTTTAAAATACGGAGCATTCGATTACATCGTAAAAAATAACGATACGGGAAAAAAAATCGATTATGTTCTTCAGCGCATTGCGGTTATACGACAAGAACTGGATAAGGAAAATCAACCAACGTGGAAAAAATTTATAATGACATTAATATGAGTCTTTCCAAATCCATCATCCTATTGTTTTGGATAGCCGCTATCTTACTATCGTCATGCAAAACACAAAATGTATTCGAGTCTAAAAGAAGTAAAAAGTCAAAACTCTCAGAGTTAGATAGTTCATTCCATTACAACTCAACCTACGAGCACATTATTCAAAAAGACGATAAAGTAAGCATTAGCGTTTGGGGTCAGGATGAATTGAGTGTTGGTTCTTCGTATGGGATATACAATTCCAATGAAGTATATGGAAAGTGGTTGCTCGTTGACCAACTAGGCAAGATTGAAATTCCTAAATACGGTTCTTTAAAAGTGGAGGGCCTCACCGTGCCCAAATTGAAAGATACACTAAAAACGATCTATAAAATTGGATTGTGAACGCGGTTGTAGATGTAAAAATATTAAACAAACAAATTACTGTAATGGGCGAGGTGCGAAACCCCTCTGTAGTGCAAGTGGATAAAGACCGGAACACCTTACTGGAAATGATCTCGCGCACGGGTGGATTTGAGTTTTATGCCAACCTTAAATCGATAAAGATTTTACGCCAGCAAGGCCTGCACGTAAAAGTCGCCAAAATTGACCTAACCAAATCGGGCAATTATCAATTCAAGAATATCCAGCTCTATCCCGGTGATATTGTTATCGTTCCGTCTAAGCGGCATAAGACATTTGATAAGCGAATCTCAACGATCATACCGTTTACCTCCACCATTACTGCGGCCGCCATACTTATGGGCGCTTTTTAGTATGGAAGAAAATTTAAGATTAATCAAACCGTATTTAAGAGGTTTCCCTCTAATCCTTTTTGCCATGATTGTGGCAATGCTAGGCGCACGCAAATACCTCACGTACGTCACGCCCATGTATGAGAGCACAGTAAAACTAAAGTTAGCAGATGTAAGCGAAGGTGTGCCTAGCAGTAATTTGTTTAAAGACCTGGATGTTTTTGCTACCTCTAATAAAATCACTGCTGAAATAGAAGTGATAAAATCGAGTGTACTGATTAATAAAGTATTGGATAATCTTGATTTTGACCTAGAAGTATACCGAATCGGACAAGTAAGAAAAGTAGAATTATATCATCAATCACCTTTTATCATTCAAGGAAAATTTACCAACCCCAAAGCGTATGATCAGCGTTTTCTTTTACAAGTTCACTCATTAAAAAAATTTACACTAACATGTTCCGCTTCGGGAGAGATAAAGCAGGGCACATTTGGTCAGCAGTTGGAACTTCGTTATGGGCAAGTGACGATTTCATTGAACCACTCAGTGATTTCAGCCAAAACTGATTTTTCTCTGGTTGACAACTACGAATTTGAGTTCCTAAGCCGAGAGAAACTGATTCGGAAGATAGCTTCCCATTTAGATGTAATCGCTGTTGATAAAGATGTTACAGTCATTCGGATTAATTTCAAAAGCCCAGTTGCAGAAAAGGCTTCGCGTTTGGTAAATCAAATAGCGGAAAGTTATATCACCGACTATATTGACACTAAGTACAGGGCTGCACAAGTTACGGTTCGATTTCTAAACGATCGTATCGATGAGATCGCTAAGAGGTTAGATCAATCTGAGGAAACGATTCAAAGATATCGAAGCGATCGAGACATCATCAATATACATCAAGAAACAGAAACCGACCTTAGAAAAATTGCACAGCTTAAAATTCAATTTGCAAATGTTAAAATGAACCTTAGTGCCATCAGTGAATTGGATTCCTACATTCAAGCTGGGAAAAGTGATTTTTTAGCACTCGCCCCAAATTTCGAAGCCTTTACTGACCTTCTATCGACCGAAATCATAAAAAAAATGAAGCAGTTACAAGCGGATAAGAAAGACCTACTCATAACATTTACACCAGAGGACGAGCGGGTGAAAGTAATTGACTCAAAAATAAAAGATTTAAGTAATTACTTAATTGAAAGCATAGGCAACACCCACAAAAATCTGCAGACCAAGCACAACCGACTTGAAAAGGAAATTGAAGAGGCAGAAAAAGTTTTTATTGGTATTCCGGAAAAAGAGAAAATGCTTACCATACTTAACCGCGAATTTGAAATCTATCAACGCTCTTACAATTTCTTGAACGAGAAAAAAATAGAGGCAGAGATTGCCCAAGCTGCAAAAATTGCATTTCATCGAATCATCTCACCCGCTCTGCCATCGTCCGTACCGGTATCGCCCAATCGGCCTATTACCATCATCGTTTCAAGTATTCTGGCCATGATTGGATCGATCCTGTTCATATTATTCATTCACTTGGCCAAAGCCAAAGTAAACGATGGCTACACTATCGAAAAAAATTCACTTATACCCATTGCTGCGCAAACTCCTTACTTACCCAATACAAAACAAAGAGAAGTACATTTCTTAAGAGAAGTCATTCAATTAGAAATGAAAGGTGTTCTTGAGAATAAAAAAATGATAGCCATCAGTTCGGGTAGTCATCAGGAGGGGAAAACTTTTCATGTTGAAAATTTAGCAAAAGCCTTTGCGCTACAAGGAAGAAAGGTTTTAGTCATAGATTTAAATGATCCTTTAGTAAAACGTGGATTCGCACCATCCATAGAATCAAATCTTGACTATCTCAATCTTAGCCAATTAAAATCAAGGCACTTAACAAAAGTTTCCGTAGAGGAATACCTCAAAAGCTTTTTGAATGATTATCAGTTAATTCTGGTTGACAACGAACCCTTGGAAAGCGAAACATTGGGATTGATGATGATGGGCTGCGCAGATGTTAATTTATTCATTTTAGATTCCAGAAAAACCCCTGCTCGGCAAATTGAAAAAATAGGATTGCTTCAAAAGGAATTTTCATTACCCCATGTTTGGTTTGTTTTGAATCGAGCCGGATACAATCCAAATATACTCTTTGAAGTATGTACTTGGATTACTCAGATAACAAAGCCTTTACGAAGCGCCATCAAAAAATGAAAATCCCTCTTAACTTTCTTAAAGAAAAAAGTACACTCGTACTTGTTGACCAAGCACTTGTTAGTGGATGCAGTTTTATTGCAACATTCGTGATTGCACGATTACTGACCATAGCTGATTTTGGTTTTTACTCAGCACTATTGTTAACAATATATCTTTTGGTGAGCGTTTGCAACGCATGGATCATTCAACCCCTTCAGACCTCCTATGCCAAAGAACCACAAAAGGAAAGCTACCTCGGTTTCGCATTTTATGCACAAGTAGGTTTGTTAGTGATCATAACCATCTCTGTGTTGACATTAACGCACTTTCAACTATTCTCCGATGTGATACCCGGGTGGCAAGCTATTTTCTTTATCAATGCATTTCTTATGCATGATTATCTGCGGAAATGCTTTCTAGTGATCAATGCTGTTAAAAAAATCCTTTGGATGGACTTAGTGCTGTGCGTCATTCAAACAGTAGTATTGATCCTTTCTTTTTCATACACCACTATTCGTTTAACTACACTTATTTTGTACTTAGGATTCGCCTACACGTCTGCGGGAATAATTGGAATTTATTTCTTACAGCTAAACTCTTATGAATTTCACCGTTGGAAGTTTTTTTTTCAGCATCACATCTACCAAGGTAAATGGTTATTCCTAACTGCTGTGGTGCAATGGTGGTCCAGTAATTTTTTTGCAGTAACCGCTGGTATAATTCTAGGCCCGCTGGCATTAGCAGCACTTAGGCTCGTGCAGTCATTGTTTGGAATACTGAATGTTGTTTTGCAGACCTACGAGAATTATGCATTGCCGTTCGCATTTTCGTTGTATCAGCGATCAGCCGATGAATCCAAAAGGTACTTGAGAGACTTTAGCTTCAAGGGTGGTATCGTCATGATGCTTGTTCTATCAATTCTATTCTTTTTCTCAAAAGAAATCATGCATGTAGCGGGAGGACAACAATATGATTCCTATGCATATCTGTTAAAGGGCATGGCCTTGCTCTATTTGATCATCTTCGTTGGGTACCCAATTCGAATGGCTATTCGGATCAAAGAAATGAACCACTTAATCTTTATCGGCTATGTGCTTTCCTTCGTATTCAGTGCACTATTTGCAAAATTTCTTTTGAAGGAATACCAATTACTAGGGGCATTGATTGGCCTTATCGCCAATCAGTTAATTCTCCTCCTATTTTGGCAATATAACTTAATCAAACATCACTATATTCTATGGAAATAATTCATGTAGTACTGGGCAAGGCCAACCCCGAGCGAATGAACGGGGTAAACAAAGTAGTTTATCAACTGGCTACTCGCCAAGCATCGCAAGGAAAAAAGGTAAGTCTTTGGGGCATTACACATACCCTGCAACACAATTACGGTGCGCGCAACTTTGCAACACGTCTTTACCAGGCATATCGCAATCCTTTTCAGCTGGATAAGCAACTGGTGGCTGATCTTACCGCAATGAAAGGGAAAGCTGTAATTCATTTACATGGCGGGTGGATACCCGTTTTTGCTTCCTTGTCGTGGGAGTTAGCAAGGCTCGAAATTCCATTTGTACTTACACCTCATGGCGCTTACAATTTGATTGCGATGCAAAGAAGTAATTGGACAAAGAAAATATACTTTCAACTTTTCGAAAAGAAGCTACTGAAGCGCGCTGGTAAAATACACTGTATTGGTGAAAGTGAAGTAGATGGATTAAAGTCAATTTTTACGACAGACAAAACCTTTTTACTCCCGTACGGATTTGAAGGCACCAAAGCCATTCAACCGATTCGGCAAAAACAGAAAAGATTTGTTATAGGATTTGTGGGTAGGCTAGATATCTACACCAAGGGCCTTGACTTATTAGTGGACGCATTTAGTCAGCTTTATAAAGAGTATTCAGATAGTTCTCTGTGGATTGTGGGAGATAGCGGAGAACGAGTGCTATTGGAAAAGATGGTACAATCAAAAGGGCTCGAAAATAAAGTAGTACTATGGGGCAGCAAGTTTGGCAAAGATAAAGATGAGCTCATGCAACAAATGGATGTGTTTGTTCATCCTTCCAGAAACGAAGGCCTTCCATCATCGGTACTAGAAGCTGCTTCGCTTGGTGTGCCTTGCCTTGTATCCAAGGCTACCAACGTGGGTTCTTATGTTCTGCGTCATCAGGCTGGGTATGTCATCGACAATGAAAATTCTGAACAGCTGCGTAAAAAGCTTGAGGTACTGTACTTAATAAAAAAATTAGATTCGTTAACTGAAATGGGAGCGGGTGCAAAAAAAATGGTAGAACAATCTTTTAGTTGGGATTCTATAGTTCGCGAATTTGATCAACTCTACCCCGTGGCATGATTCCAGCAAAGCTGAATACGGAGTTACCTCACCAATTTTTGAAAAGAACGGAATGGATTCTGTTCACGATTTTGTTTTTGATGATTGCGGGGTTTTTTACATGGAGTGAAAATGTAGTCATCACCCGAGCAATTAAAGTAGTAGGTAGGATGGGGGTAATGATTTGCTCATTCCTCGTTTTTAAACGAATTATTAACTACGGAGCAATTGATTCCCTTCGATGGAAAAATCATTTCTCATTAAGCTTCTATCTTTTTTACCTGCTGCTAGGTTTCGCATCGTTTGCCTGGAGCACCAACCCAGGTTTCAGTGCATTACAATGGTTCATGATTGTTCAGAGTTTAGTATTTAGCTTCTTTTTCACTAAAAGTTTTGCTGCCTTAGATATATTCTTCCCGGGTCATACCATCCGGCTGTATCACCTCATCGGCAATTCTGTTTTCATCCTGATTGCCATCTTTATCATTGGCATGTACATCAATCCTGATACCTTTTTTCGGTTGACCCATGGCGGAGAAGAAGCTAGGCTCGGTGGGTACATTATGAATCCTAACGAACTAGGGATGCTCGCTGGGGTAGGTGTTGCGTGCCTTATTTTTAATCTTTACCGAAACCATCAAAAGAAGTGGACACTAATTAAACTTGCCATTATCTTTTATGCCCTATACTTAACTGGTTCGCGATCATCGTTGATTGGTGCAATACTCATCATTCTATTTCATATCAGTCAATCAAAGAACAAGCAATTAAAAACCATGATAATTGCCGCAGTACTGGTGGTTGCCCCATTGGGTGTGTATAAAGTAATATTAAAAGATGGTGATAGTAGTAGATTAGAAGAAGTCATGAGCATGACAGGCCGTTTACCCTTTTGGACTGCCCTCATTCAAGAAGGATTGCCGCGCGAGCCGTTATTAGGTTTTGGTTTTATGCGTATCGACTACAAAGAATACTTTCAAAGCACTCATACGTATCCCGGAAAAATGACTCACAACACATTTATGCAGGTACTGATGAATTTAGGATTTGTAGGTTTAACAGTGGTCATCTTTCAATTGCTTTTTACCATTCGAGGTTTTTCAATGGAAAAAAATGAAAAGAAAAGAATGCTTTTCGGGATGTTAATCCCAATCCTGATCAACTCTTTCACTGAGTTTGGAATCTTTGGCGAATCCAACTATGGAATTCTATTCTATCAAATCATGATTTTTGCCATCTCGTTTGAACCATCGCCTTTTCTTACAAGAAGTGAATCGCTTCGGCTTGAAATTAGTGCAAAAAACAGATCGTAACACTCAAATCGAGTTCCATCAGATGGAAACTCCTTCCATCCTCTGAACAGTTAGACAATTATTGGTAATTGTTGCGTCTCATTTTCAGTGAGTTACAATCAGGAACGAATTGTGACAAGATATCTCTAAAACAAATTTAGATGGAACTATCAGTGATTCTTGAAAAGCTTGGCTACGAAACCCAACCAAGTTCTTGTGAAGACGAACTAAAGCTAATGTATTTTCCTAACCCCGATGGTACAGTTAGGTGGTTTTGGCCGGTGGCTTGTCAACAGCCTTACTTTCTCAAGTTCTACAATGTTCAAGGTAAGAAGGCAATGCTCTTCACAGCACTTACTTCAATTGCTTTCAAGTTAGGTCTTCAACGACTATTTTTCAAGCAAATTCAAGTTCCTGTTTCAACATCCATACACGCCAAAAACGTTTTGCCTAAACATTCAAATTGGGCAGCGTTCACAGGTACACCCGGGCCAACACGCAAGGCAATTATCTTTTCTATCGATAATGGTCAAGGGTCCTTCCAAAAAGTAGCCATTGGCGAATCCGCTGCTACCCTTTTGGAAAACGAAAAAACAACAATCCATAGCCTAGCCAACTCCAAGCAAATAACTTTTTCCTTTCCACAACTTATCAATAGGGAAACAAATGAGTTAAAACTTTCTGAAGTAGCCCACGAGGGGATGCGTATGGAAACATTTTCGCATCAACATGAAGAGGCACTTTTAGAAATCCGAAATGAGACGGCAAGTCGAGAGATTATTCAATCGCTTCCCATCTGGAAAGAGTCATTAGAAAAGTTAAGCCGCCTACAACGTTTAGAAAATCCGCGAATTCCAAAAGGAATTCTTAGAAAATTAGAGATACTAATCAACTCCATTCCTGCTCATCAATACATCGCTACGTGTCTCAGTCATGGTGATTTTACTCCTTGGAATATGTATGCAGATCCAAAAGCGGGACTTGCTGTTTATGACTGGGAATGCGCCAAAGGAAACATGCCGTTTGGTTTTGATGCCTTTCATTTCATTATTCAAAATCAAATACTTGTAAAACGAAATCGCTGGAGTGACATAGAGCGACTTATCACTGCACAGCTATTTCAGCCTTCATCGATGCTGGGTGATTACACCCCAGTTCAACAACAATTGTATTTAAAACTATACTTAATAATTAATACAATTTATTATCTAACTGTATACCAAGAACAAATAAACTGGCACATTCAAGTAGAATGGTTAATCAACACTTGGAACGAAGCGCTCTCATCAATGTTGATGAACCAAAAGAGTAATCGCGAGTTGTTGCTAATGGACTTGATTGATTTTTTGAGTAAAAGAAGGTATGCTGCCCTCAAACACAGTAATGAAGCCCCCGAAAAAATTAGTGAATTATCTGACCTAGATCTATTCATCGACTCAACCCATTACCAAGAAACAATCGACTACTTTCACCAGCACACCCTTATTAAAAGTAATAGAAGCAGTCTCAAATCATTTATGGCCTGTGAGCATTTTATTCTAAAGGATGGAGGCTTACTATGCGTAGATTTCATTTGGAAATTGAAACGGAAACAGCTGGAGATGCCTATGTCCAAAGAAATCCTTGACAATGCAAAAGCGAATAGCTACGGACTTAAGGTGGCAGATGCAGTAACCAATGCCCGGTACATTGCATTTTTCTTTGCACTTAACAACGCCATTATTCCCCAACAATACCTTAGCTATCAAAATGCGCTGTGGTTTTCAAAAAATCCGCTTGATCGACTTTTTCTCAACTATCACCAAGGTAAAACTGACAGCAAAGAAATTCGCAATCAAATAAAACATTTACAAGTTAATCGCGGTGGTTTAGCCATACGCAATTGGTTGAATTACATTTTTGATACGATAAGAGAATTTGCTCGCAAAGATGGAATGGTGATTACGCTCAGTGGGGTGGATGGCGCAGGTAAATCTACGGTTATTGAAAAATTAAAGAGTAGAATTGAAAAGCAACTACGCAGGCGTGTAATTGTGCTGCGTCATCGGCCATCCATTTTACCAATTCTAAGTGCTTGGAAAAAAGGGAGGGTTCGAGCTGAGGAAGAGGCTGCTAATCGGTTGCCCCGTCAAGGACGAAACAAGAATATAGCTTCGTCCTTGGCTCGATTTTTTTACTACTATCTAGACTATTTACTTGGCCAATGGTACATCGCGATCAAATATGTGTTTAGAGGATATGTAGTACTGTACGACCGCTACTACTTTGATTTTATAACTGACAGCCGTAGAAGCAACATTGAATTACCCACTGCCTTTGCTAGATGGGCTTATGCCTTCGTTCAGGAACCAGACTATAATTTCTTTCTATTTGCAAAACCTGATTTGATTCTTGCACGAAAGCAGGAGCTGAGTTCCATCACTATTGAGGAGTTGACAAACAAATACCTTTCTCTTTTCGAAGAATTGAACGCTTCAAAAAAACACGCGCGTTACATCTCGGTTGAAAACATTGAATTAGATGCTACCCTTCAATTGATTTTAAGTACAATAAAAAAGTAATCATGAAACTACTTTTTCAAAAAATAATAAAGCTGAGAAACCCTGCTTTTCATTTTGACGAATCCCTTTCAACTTCAGAATTGCTAAAATTCAGTTGGCGCCAACTTCTCAACCTTGCCAGGGGATTACGTTTGGTTCTGGTGTTCAAAAATCCGCGTGCGATTTTACTCGGAAAAAATGTGACGTTTTTCAATATAGCAAAAATCAGGTGGGGAAGATTCGTGAAATTGGAAGACCACGTATGCATGAGTGCCTTGGCAAAAGATGGAATTCTTCTAGGAGATTATGTTAGTATAGGTGCTTTTAGTCGCATAATAGTTTCTACCTCTTTTAATCACATCGGTCGGTTTATCCGAATTGGAAACAATGTGGGTATTGGTGAATTCGCTTATCTAGGTGGTGCGGGTGGCTTAACAATTGGAGCGCACACAATCATTGGTCAATATTTCAGTTGCCATCCTGAGAATCATACTTATGAAAACACAGAAATGCTCATTCGTCATCAAGGGGTTACGCGAAAAGGCATTCACATTGGTGAAAATTGTTGGATTGGTAGCAAAGTGACAATCTTAGATGGCGTACAGATTGGCAACGGTTGTGTTATTGCAGCCGGGTCAATAGTCACGAAGTCTTTTCCAAACAACTGTGTAATCGGAGGTGTACCAGCAAAACTACTTAAAACAAGAAGTAACTGAAATGAAAACAATACTGGCCACGGCTTATGCCGTAAATCCTTATAAAGGATCGGAAGATGGAATGGGATGGAATTTTATTTTACAAATAGCACGCTTCAACAAAATCATTGCCATTACCCGTAAAAATAATCGCGCAAACATTGAGCGATACATGTTGGAGTTTCCGAATGACTTATACCACCAGATTTCGTTTTACTATTTTGATTTACCCTATTGGATGCGTTTCTGGAAAAAGGGGAGCAGAGGAGCACTCCTTTACTTTTGGCTATGGCAGCGGGCAATTCCAAACTACGTACAAAACCAAAAACTTAACTATGACGTTGTACACAACTTAAATTTCCACAACGACTGGACCCCATCGTACCTATGGAAGTTAAAAAAGCCGTTTGTTTGGGGACCAATTGGGCATCATCCATTCATACCTTTTTGCTATTTGAAAAACAGTTCTCTCATCGACATAACCAAAGACCGCCTTTCTTGGCTGGTGAAAAATTTATTTTGGAATCTATCATTTGATCTAAAGAAAACAATTGCGCACTCAAATCACATACTTTGCATGAACAGTCAAGTGGCATCCCATCTGCACTTAAAGTCACACAAGTATTCTGTTGTGCCATCAGTGGCTACTGAAGATTTGGTGTATTCACGAAATCACGACCAAAATAAATTTTCTCTCCTCTCAATCGGAAGGTTCATCCCATTGAAAGGGTTTGACCTTACACTCCTTTCGTTTGCTCAGTTTATAAATGGGCTACCTGAGAATGATAGGGGCAAATGCGAATTAATACTAGTAGGAAGTGGACCGGACAAAAAAAAGTATGAACAGATTGCTCATCAAAATGGAATTTCGAAGTACGTGAGATTTATAGATTGGATGGATCGCTCCCATTTAGTTCAATTGTACTGCCAATCCTCAGCATTCATTTTCCCCTCACATGAAGGTGCCGGTATGGTTGTAGCCGAAGCCCTTTCGTTTGGGTTACCAGTTATCTGCTTAGAAAATTCGGGGGCCGGTGAATTCGTTGACGAACATTGCGGAATTCGTATTTCAGTAAGCAATTTTGAAAAGACAATTGAAGAATTAACAATTGCTATTGGTCAGTTATTCTCAAAACCGCATCACCGCATGAAGTTAAGCAGCGGTGCAAGAGAGCGTTTCGAAACACATTTTAATTGGAACATTAGAGGCGAGCAGCTTCAATATATTTATAAAACTTTATCTATATGAAAATAGTTGCAGTCCATCTATTAAACGACTACAGTGGAAGCCCTAAAGTATTGATGCAATTGACAAAAGGCTGGGTTCAAAGGGGTTTTGAAGTTGTTCTTGCAACCTGTTCAAATCGCGAAGGGTTCTTGAGTGATCTGAAAGGGGTTCAATATCTGAATTATTGGTATAAGTGGAAGGCTAATCCATTTTTACGGCTACTCAATTTCATGGCTAGTCAATCAATTCTGTTTTTTAAGTTGCTAAGGATAATTGAAAGAAAAGATACAATCTATGTCAACACCGTTCTGCCTTTTGGTGCAGCATTGGTAGGAAAGATAAGAGGTTGCCGAGTAATCTACCATATTCACGAAACTTCTATGAAGCCGCGAATACTAAAAGCATTTCTATTTGGCTTAATGAGATGGACAGCTTCAGATGTAGTTTATGTGTCGCACTATCTCCAAAA
This genomic window contains:
- a CDS encoding glycosyltransferase family 4 protein, with the translated sequence MEIIHVVLGKANPERMNGVNKVVYQLATRQASQGKKVSLWGITHTLQHNYGARNFATRLYQAYRNPFQLDKQLVADLTAMKGKAVIHLHGGWIPVFASLSWELARLEIPFVLTPHGAYNLIAMQRSNWTKKIYFQLFEKKLLKRAGKIHCIGESEVDGLKSIFTTDKTFLLPYGFEGTKAIQPIRQKQKRFVIGFVGRLDIYTKGLDLLVDAFSQLYKEYSDSSLWIVGDSGERVLLEKMVQSKGLENKVVLWGSKFGKDKDELMQQMDVFVHPSRNEGLPSSVLEAASLGVPCLVSKATNVGSYVLRHQAGYVIDNENSEQLRKKLEVLYLIKKLDSLTEMGAGAKKMVEQSFSWDSIVREFDQLYPVA
- a CDS encoding O-antigen ligase family protein, whose translation is MIPAKLNTELPHQFLKRTEWILFTILFLMIAGFFTWSENVVITRAIKVVGRMGVMICSFLVFKRIINYGAIDSLRWKNHFSLSFYLFYLLLGFASFAWSTNPGFSALQWFMIVQSLVFSFFFTKSFAALDIFFPGHTIRLYHLIGNSVFILIAIFIIGMYINPDTFFRLTHGGEEARLGGYIMNPNELGMLAGVGVACLIFNLYRNHQKKWTLIKLAIIFYALYLTGSRSSLIGAILIILFHISQSKNKQLKTMIIAAVLVVAPLGVYKVILKDGDSSRLEEVMSMTGRLPFWTALIQEGLPREPLLGFGFMRIDYKEYFQSTHTYPGKMTHNTFMQVLMNLGFVGLTVVIFQLLFTIRGFSMEKNEKKRMLFGMLIPILINSFTEFGIFGESNYGILFYQIMIFAISFEPSPFLTRSESLRLEISAKNRS
- a CDS encoding polysaccharide biosynthesis/export family protein; protein product: MSLSKSIILLFWIAAILLSSCKTQNVFESKRSKKSKLSELDSSFHYNSTYEHIIQKDDKVSISVWGQDELSVGSSYGIYNSNEVYGKWLLVDQLGKIEIPKYGSLKVEGLTVPKLKDTLKTIYKIGL
- a CDS encoding phosphotransferase, with amino-acid sequence MELSVILEKLGYETQPSSCEDELKLMYFPNPDGTVRWFWPVACQQPYFLKFYNVQGKKAMLFTALTSIAFKLGLQRLFFKQIQVPVSTSIHAKNVLPKHSNWAAFTGTPGPTRKAIIFSIDNGQGSFQKVAIGESAATLLENEKTTIHSLANSKQITFSFPQLINRETNELKLSEVAHEGMRMETFSHQHEEALLEIRNETASREIIQSLPIWKESLEKLSRLQRLENPRIPKGILRKLEILINSIPAHQYIATCLSHGDFTPWNMYADPKAGLAVYDWECAKGNMPFGFDAFHFIIQNQILVKRNRWSDIERLITAQLFQPSSMLGDYTPVQQQLYLKLYLIINTIYYLTVYQEQINWHIQVEWLINTWNEALSSMLMNQKSNRELLLMDLIDFLSKRRYAALKHSNEAPEKISELSDLDLFIDSTHYQETIDYFHQHTLIKSNRSSLKSFMACEHFILKDGGLLCVDFIWKLKRKQLEMPMSKEILDNAKANSYGLKVADAVTNARYIAFFFALNNAIIPQQYLSYQNALWFSKNPLDRLFLNYHQGKTDSKEIRNQIKHLQVNRGGLAIRNWLNYIFDTIREFARKDGMVITLSGVDGAGKSTVIEKLKSRIEKQLRRRVIVLRHRPSILPILSAWKKGRVRAEEEAANRLPRQGRNKNIASSLARFFYYYLDYLLGQWYIAIKYVFRGYVVLYDRYYFDFITDSRRSNIELPTAFARWAYAFVQEPDYNFFLFAKPDLILARKQELSSITIEELTNKYLSLFEELNASKKHARYISVENIELDATLQLILSTIKK
- a CDS encoding response regulator, with the protein product MESYTNLKIFLVDDEPFHSALVEQQLNNLGYKNIHTFLSGTDCLNHINENPDIILLDYNMEGHSGFEVLTKIKRFDPNIFVVMLSGQEDLETAVSCLKYGAFDYIVKNNDTGKKIDYVLQRIAVIRQELDKENQPTWKKFIMTLI
- a CDS encoding glycosyltransferase family 4 protein, whose product is MKTILATAYAVNPYKGSEDGMGWNFILQIARFNKIIAITRKNNRANIERYMLEFPNDLYHQISFYYFDLPYWMRFWKKGSRGALLYFWLWQRAIPNYVQNQKLNYDVVHNLNFHNDWTPSYLWKLKKPFVWGPIGHHPFIPFCYLKNSSLIDITKDRLSWLVKNLFWNLSFDLKKTIAHSNHILCMNSQVASHLHLKSHKYSVVPSVATEDLVYSRNHDQNKFSLLSIGRFIPLKGFDLTLLSFAQFINGLPENDRGKCELILVGSGPDKKKYEQIAHQNGISKYVRFIDWMDRSHLVQLYCQSSAFIFPSHEGAGMVVAEALSFGLPVICLENSGAGEFVDEHCGIRISVSNFEKTIEELTIAIGQLFSKPHHRMKLSSGARERFETHFNWNIRGEQLQYIYKTLSI
- a CDS encoding acyltransferase — protein: MKLLFQKIIKLRNPAFHFDESLSTSELLKFSWRQLLNLARGLRLVLVFKNPRAILLGKNVTFFNIAKIRWGRFVKLEDHVCMSALAKDGILLGDYVSIGAFSRIIVSTSFNHIGRFIRIGNNVGIGEFAYLGGAGGLTIGAHTIIGQYFSCHPENHTYENTEMLIRHQGVTRKGIHIGENCWIGSKVTILDGVQIGNGCVIAAGSIVTKSFPNNCVIGGVPAKLLKTRSN